A genomic segment from Candidatus Korarchaeum cryptofilum OPF8 encodes:
- the menC gene encoding o-succinylbenzoate synthase encodes MGRKLEIFLVEMPLLAPFEISSGVSERRQCVIVRLEEDCLVGWGEAPADSQPFYSYETSETAFYIIKEFLSKPLMEAKDPNEFLNKVRNVRGHQMAKAGAEMALWDLEAKKNSIPLWKLLGGVREEIESGVSVGIQRSVDELLRVVSSYLDEGYRRIKLKIKPGWDKDIVGAVRREYPDIKLQVDANAAYRLQDWPSLKELDKYELLMIEQPLDYDDLVDHSILAKMLKTPICLDESIKKPEDSYKAYRLGSCSIINLKPARVGGLLNSKIIHDFCESVGMPIWIGGMLETGIGRGHLVAAATLPNVKFPNDISASSRYYEEDIVDPPWELTSRGTIRAPGAPGIGVEVLEEKLRKFSLRSWSSS; translated from the coding sequence GTGGGAAGAAAGCTTGAAATATTCCTGGTGGAGATGCCCCTCTTAGCTCCTTTCGAGATAAGCTCTGGGGTGAGCGAGAGGAGACAGTGCGTGATAGTGAGGCTGGAGGAAGATTGCTTAGTCGGCTGGGGAGAGGCTCCAGCTGATTCCCAGCCTTTCTACTCATATGAGACATCGGAGACAGCCTTCTACATAATAAAGGAATTCCTTTCGAAGCCCTTAATGGAAGCTAAGGATCCAAATGAATTCCTGAATAAAGTTAGGAATGTCAGGGGGCATCAGATGGCGAAAGCTGGTGCTGAAATGGCCCTCTGGGATCTGGAAGCCAAAAAGAATTCCATTCCATTGTGGAAGCTGCTGGGTGGTGTTAGGGAGGAGATAGAGAGCGGTGTCAGCGTAGGGATACAGAGGAGCGTGGATGAGCTCCTGAGGGTAGTTTCCTCCTACTTGGATGAGGGATACAGGAGGATAAAGCTTAAGATAAAGCCCGGATGGGATAAGGATATAGTTGGGGCCGTTAGGAGGGAATATCCGGATATAAAGCTCCAGGTTGATGCTAACGCAGCTTACAGGCTTCAGGACTGGCCCTCCCTGAAGGAACTGGATAAATATGAGCTCCTGATGATAGAGCAGCCCCTGGATTACGATGATCTAGTCGATCACTCCATCCTCGCTAAGATGCTCAAGACGCCCATATGCTTGGATGAATCCATAAAGAAACCTGAGGATTCTTACAAAGCTTACAGGCTTGGCAGTTGTTCAATAATAAACTTGAAGCCAGCTAGAGTCGGGGGCCTCCTCAACTCCAAAATTATACATGATTTCTGCGAGAGCGTCGGCATGCCAATCTGGATAGGGGGAATGCTCGAGACTGGGATAGGCAGGGGCCATTTGGTGGCTGCAGCCACCCTCCCGAACGTGAAGTTCCCTAATGACATATCAGCCAGCAGCAGATATTACGAGGAGGATATAGTCGATCCCCCCTGGGAGCTGACATCCAGAGGTACTATAAGAGCTCCTGGAGCCCCAGGAATAGGAGTTGAAGTTCTCGAAGAGAAATTGAGGAAGTTTTCCCTCAGATCCTGGTCTAGCTCTTAA
- a CDS encoding MarC family protein, whose translation MCIEEVGISAIQIFAILNPISVIPIFLSLTEGRDEGEVRRIVGVVSVAIFIMMSIFSLAGELILKLMGISVRGLKIGGGAILMVLAVDMLQGMPRTKSVEEEELAIVPLSTPLLVGPGTMTTILLLSNKYSGTYGYLCSSLILTLASALVTVASYLILRNSGKLRKVLGVNGLRGLGRFMAIIVAATAADMISSGILDFIKS comes from the coding sequence ATGTGCATAGAGGAGGTCGGTATCTCAGCGATCCAGATATTCGCTATACTGAACCCCATAAGCGTGATACCTATCTTCCTCTCCCTGACCGAGGGCAGGGATGAGGGCGAGGTGAGGAGGATAGTGGGGGTCGTCTCGGTAGCTATCTTCATCATGATGTCCATATTCTCCTTAGCCGGAGAGCTAATCCTCAAGCTTATGGGGATAAGCGTCAGGGGGCTCAAGATAGGGGGAGGCGCTATACTCATGGTGCTAGCGGTCGATATGCTCCAGGGGATGCCGAGGACTAAGAGCGTCGAGGAAGAGGAGCTCGCTATAGTTCCTCTATCCACTCCCCTGCTAGTAGGTCCCGGGACCATGACAACAATACTCCTCCTATCCAACAAGTACTCCGGGACTTACGGTTACTTATGCTCCTCCCTCATCCTGACCCTAGCCTCGGCTTTAGTTACGGTAGCTAGCTACTTGATACTCAGGAACTCGGGGAAGCTCAGGAAAGTCCTGGGGGTCAACGGTCTGAGGGGGCTCGGTAGGTTCATGGCCATAATAGTGGCTGCGACGGCAGCGGATATGATCTCCTCCGGTATCCTAGATTTCATTAAGAGCTAG